AATACAACTTACAACCGTTTTTCTTTTTAAGTCAATTAAAGCTTTTAACTGCCTTTCAATTTAGTGATCCTAGCACTTGGCTGGCAGCATTCAAATCGTCAACTTTCTTCCAACCCTTCTTCAATGTCATCTTTTTCATGCCGATTGGCGCTTACTTAAAATGGCGCCATCACTGGCCGCTTTGGTTAATTACGTTAACCAGCTTTGCGATTTCATTATTCTTTGAAACGACCCAGCTCACTGGCCTCTATGGTTATTACACTCGCGCTTATCGCATGTTTGATGTCGACGACTTGATGACTAATACATTAGGTGGTTGGGCTGGCGCCGTGGCTTTAAGTTTCATCCCACATCGTTGGCGTGAAACCGACCACTCGACGCGCTTAGATTCGCAGACCCATCCGATTAATTGGCGCCGTATTTTGGCTCTAGTGATTGATTGGCTTGCCATCGCCGGCTTTGATGTTATCTATTTCGTCCTGGTTAAACACTTTGCTTGGCCGTTAACCCATGACTTCCGTTGGTTATACCTAGCCGATATCGTTCTCTTCTTCTGGCTACCAGCAACCTTTAATGGTGGCAAAACCCTCGGCGGCTGGCTTATGAACAGTCGCCTAGTTGCAAGTGATGGGCAACCCGCCCGTGGTTGGCAGTTAGTCATCCATTATGCCGGCCTCTATCTAGTAAGCTTACCCTTGCTATTCCTAGATTTGTGGCTGTTTAATCGCCTGGGTAACGTCCCTAGTGCGGCTTTGAATCGACTCGATATTTACTTGGTCATTGTCTCCCTGATGCTGTTGATTATTAGTTATGATCTTTTACTAGCTTTCTTCAGTCGCAAGCATCAGCTCTGGTGTGAACGGCTTAGTCGCACCACGGTCGTCTAAATAGCGCTTTACGTTGACCCGTAAAACATGTTAAATTTAGAGTAAATCAAACTTCTGGAAGTAAGCAAATGATAAAAGTACAAGCACTAAGCGACGATTTTCGCTGGGTCGCAGTAAACAACTATACCGATAACGATTATCAACAACTGGTTAATGAAGAACACGTCACCGATGAAATGCTAGGTTATGCCACCGACCGTAACGAACGGGGCCGCTTGGAATACGATGACAAGAGTGCCATCACAACCATTATTTTTGATGTTGTCACGAAGAATACCGATGAAGGCACTCATACCGCCCAAGTCAGCTTTATGTTAGTCGACCACACGCTCTTGACCTTTACCACTGACCACACAGCGTATGTCGATGATTTGTTAGGCGATATTATTGATGCGGATTGGGAAAAAGTGAAGCATCCGTTTGATTATATTTTCGATGTCTTGTATCAATTGTCCCGGCAGTATTTTCAGGCTATTAACACCATCAATAAGGAACGCCAAAATATTCAATTAAAAATGCAAAAGCAAATTCAGCGGTCCGTTATTTTACAATTGATGGAATTAGAAACCACCCTAGTCTATTTTTTGACCTCTTTAAAAACGAATAACGACTTGTTGCAATCCCTCAAACGGTTTGCACCCATTAAATTTTCGACAGCCCAAAAGGAACGCCTAGACGACATCATTGTTGAAGCACAACAAGGGCTGGAAATGGCGAACATTGCTTCTGATATTATTGGTCGGGTTTCAAATGCCTACTCAAATATTTTAGATAACAGTCTGAACAACACGATGTGGTTATTAACCATTTTTTCAATCGTTTTGACCATTCCAAATATTGTTTTCGGCTTTTTCGGTCAAAACGTGGATCTCCCATTTATGAAGAATCCTTTTGGTTGGGAAATTACCGTCCTAATCACGATTGGCCTTTGTGTCCTAACCATTTGGCTATTACGCCGCAACTCGTTTCACAAATAACGCATTTGACCATTAGGAGGTCTTTACAAATGCCTAGTCGGATTCCAGTTACTGATACCGCTGATTATATTAGTCAGGCGGCCCCCCAGGCCCAGCCGGTGCTCCAAGCCTTGCAACAATTGATCACCACTGAATTACCGCAAGCCACGCCTAAAATAAAGTGGCACCTGCCATTTTATGACCTGGACCAAAAATACGTGAGCATTGCTGCATATAAAGCCCATGTCAGTCTCAGTATTTCAGCAGATTTATCGCCAGCCGTACTGGCAACTGCCAAAGCAGCAGGCTACACAACTGGTCAAAAGCGTTTAAACATTGCTTTTGATCAGCCGATTCCGGTGGCCTTGGTCACAGCGGTCTTAGATTTATTAAAATAACTAGCCGTTTTATGTCATTGATTACAGCGTGGGTCACTTGCCTGGACAATTCTGTCCTGGTAAGTGACTTTTTTACTGGCTAGATTTTCAGCCAGTTTAAGCTAGCGTTTGCGTTTAGTCTGCCCATAACAAAAAAGCACTGTAAAACCGTATTGGTTTTACAGTGCTAATTCATGATTGGCTATTTAAGCAATTAAACCGCTTATTGCATGTGCAGTAAGCCTAACTTATCTAAATGTTCCGCAATCTGAACTGAGTTCCAAGCGGCACCCTTTAGTAAGTTATCCGAAACATCCCATAAATGGAAGGCTTTTGGTGTTTCTTGATCTGGACGCACGCGGCCAACAAAAGTGTCCTTTGACCCTTCAGCATTATGTGCCAATGGGTAAATCTGATTAGCTGGATCATCTTGCAATACAATGCCAGGTGCCGCCGCTAAAGCAGCCTGAATACCTTTGACATTAGCTTGATCGTCTTCAACCTCAAAGTAAACTTCTTCTGAATGACTAACGGGGACCGGAATCCGGACACAAGTTGCGGTGACCTTAATCGCCTTACTATCCATATCGCCGCCACACATAATCTTCTTGGTTTCATGAATCATTTTCCATTCTTCATGCGTATAACCGTCTTCTTCAAAGACATCAATCTGTGGCAACGCATTGAAAGCAATTGGATA
This genomic window from Lactobacillus sp. CBA3606 contains:
- a CDS encoding magnesium transporter CorA family protein — translated: MIKVQALSDDFRWVAVNNYTDNDYQQLVNEEHVTDEMLGYATDRNERGRLEYDDKSAITTIIFDVVTKNTDEGTHTAQVSFMLVDHTLLTFTTDHTAYVDDLLGDIIDADWEKVKHPFDYIFDVLYQLSRQYFQAINTINKERQNIQLKMQKQIQRSVILQLMELETTLVYFLTSLKTNNDLLQSLKRFAPIKFSTAQKERLDDIIVEAQQGLEMANIASDIIGRVSNAYSNILDNSLNNTMWLLTIFSIVLTIPNIVFGFFGQNVDLPFMKNPFGWEITVLITIGLCVLTIWLLRRNSFHK
- a CDS encoding iron chaperone, with translation MPSRIPVTDTADYISQAAPQAQPVLQALQQLITTELPQATPKIKWHLPFYDLDQKYVSIAAYKAHVSLSISADLSPAVLATAKAAGYTTGQKRLNIAFDQPIPVALVTAVLDLLK
- a CDS encoding VanZ family protein, whose translation is MQILITKLYQLGLSSQIVKTLLEPVHIIILGLPFITLLIAMIILSLQLHTQSTLTERNIISTYSFIWYLSAAYLLIILPLPSRRAVASLTSAEYNLQPFFFLSQLKLLTAFQFSDPSTWLAAFKSSTFFQPFFNVIFFMPIGAYLKWRHHWPLWLITLTSFAISLFFETTQLTGLYGYYTRAYRMFDVDDLMTNTLGGWAGAVALSFIPHRWRETDHSTRLDSQTHPINWRRILALVIDWLAIAGFDVIYFVLVKHFAWPLTHDFRWLYLADIVLFFWLPATFNGGKTLGGWLMNSRLVASDGQPARGWQLVIHYAGLYLVSLPLLFLDLWLFNRLGNVPSAALNRLDIYLVIVSLMLLIISYDLLLAFFSRKHQLWCERLSRTTVV